One region of Candidatus Dormiibacterota bacterium genomic DNA includes:
- a CDS encoding ATP-binding cassette domain-containing protein, whose protein sequence is MSVGVSVGGLRKGFTRHLLDGLRVEVLRGVSLEVAPGSCTVITGESGSGKSSLLRCIHGTYHCDAGSIVLRHRGSDLDVAAAGAREILAARRGLMSLATQFLEAIPRIAAVDLVAAAGVARDDAADRLLRLGLAERLLEAPPATFSGGERQVVNIARSLALPRPLLLLDEITASLDHHRRERALGAVLDRKREGATILAVFHDVPTGGGLVDEVLTMREGALVAA, encoded by the coding sequence GTGAGCGTGGGGGTGAGTGTCGGCGGGCTCCGCAAGGGCTTCACCCGTCACCTCCTCGACGGCCTCCGGGTCGAGGTGCTGCGCGGTGTCAGCCTGGAGGTGGCGCCGGGAAGCTGCACGGTGATCACCGGGGAGAGCGGGTCGGGCAAGTCGTCGCTGCTCCGCTGCATCCACGGCACCTACCACTGCGACGCCGGCAGCATCGTGCTCCGCCACCGCGGTAGCGACCTCGACGTCGCCGCCGCCGGCGCCCGCGAGATCCTCGCAGCGCGCCGCGGTCTGATGTCGCTGGCCACCCAGTTCCTCGAGGCCATCCCCCGGATCGCGGCGGTCGACCTGGTCGCCGCCGCGGGGGTGGCGCGCGACGACGCCGCCGACCGGCTGCTCCGCCTCGGCCTCGCCGAGCGGCTGCTGGAGGCACCCCCGGCCACCTTCAGCGGAGGCGAGCGCCAGGTCGTGAACATCGCCCGCAGCCTCGCCCTCCCCCGGCCCCTGCTGCTCCTCGACGAGATCACCGCGTCGCTCGACCACCACCGGCGCGAGCGGGCGCTGGGGGCGGTGCTGGACCGCAAGCGCGAGGGCGCCACCATCCTCGCCGTCTTCCACGACGTGCCCACCGGCGGCGGCCTGGTCGACGAGGTGCTGACCATGCGCGAGGGCGCCCTGGTGGCGGCATGA